A genomic stretch from Natronomonas gomsonensis includes:
- a CDS encoding M42 family metallopeptidase, which produces MTDDFDDDLLVALTEARGVPGYEDRVRALVREELEPHVDRIRSDAMGNLVGSVGSGEYDVVVAAHMDEIGFMVRHVDDDGFLELDALGGWDPRILRAQRVTVHTDDGDVPGLIGSVPPHTLSDEEREKQPDVDDIHVDLGLDAEAVSERVSVGDLVTIDQTTERVGEFVTGKALDNRVSVFAMLEAARRLEAPDVTVHFAATTQEEVGLRGAEALGVDLDPDLVVALDTTVANDVPGFEPGEQVTRLGEGAGIKLKDGSVITNHKVHRRLRSVAEDGDIDHQFEVLPAGGTDTGGLQRTSGATPAGAISVPTRYLHTPTESVHVDDVDAVVDLLVAFLDSEDGSHDYTL; this is translated from the coding sequence ATGACGGACGATTTCGACGACGACCTGCTCGTCGCACTTACCGAAGCGCGCGGCGTCCCGGGATACGAGGACCGCGTGCGCGCGCTCGTTCGCGAGGAACTCGAACCGCACGTCGACCGGATTCGCTCCGATGCGATGGGCAACCTCGTCGGCAGTGTCGGGTCGGGAGAGTACGACGTGGTCGTGGCGGCCCACATGGACGAAATCGGCTTCATGGTTCGTCACGTCGACGACGACGGCTTCCTCGAACTCGACGCTCTCGGTGGGTGGGACCCCAGAATCCTCCGCGCCCAGCGCGTCACCGTCCACACCGACGACGGCGACGTTCCGGGCCTCATCGGATCGGTGCCGCCACACACGCTGTCCGATGAGGAGCGCGAGAAACAGCCCGATGTCGACGACATCCACGTCGATTTGGGCCTTGACGCCGAGGCCGTCTCCGAGCGCGTCTCCGTCGGCGACCTCGTGACCATCGACCAGACCACCGAACGCGTCGGCGAGTTCGTCACCGGCAAGGCGCTTGACAACCGCGTGTCCGTGTTCGCGATGCTGGAGGCTGCCCGCCGTCTCGAAGCCCCCGATGTGACCGTCCACTTCGCGGCGACGACACAGGAGGAAGTCGGCCTCCGGGGCGCGGAGGCGCTCGGCGTCGACCTTGACCCGGACCTCGTCGTCGCCCTCGATACGACCGTCGCAAACGACGTGCCCGGCTTCGAACCGGGCGAGCAGGTGACGCGACTCGGCGAGGGGGCCGGCATCAAACTCAAAGACGGCAGCGTCATCACGAACCACAAGGTCCACCGTCGGCTCCGTTCGGTCGCCGAAGACGGCGACATCGACCACCAGTTCGAGGTATTACCGGCCGGCGGTACCGACACCGGTGGCCTCCAGCGGACCTCCGGGGCGACGCCGGCAGGAGCCATCTCAGTGCCGACGCGGTACCTCCACACGCCGACCGAAAGCGTCCACGTCGACGACGTGGATGCGGTCGTCGACCTCCTCGTCGCGTTCCTCGATAGCGAGGACGGGAGTCACGACTACACGCTGTAG